From the genome of Oceanivirga salmonicida:
GATATAGTATATACAGTATCTTATACAGCAGATAATAAAGAAATATTCAATAATCAAATAAAAAGTTTAAATGCAGTTGTTGTCTTTATGATAGTTTTAGGAGCAAGTCTTGCAATAACAGTTACATATAATTTAGGAAATATTAATATTATTGAAAGAAGAAGAGAAATAGCGACATTAGAAGTTATTGGTTATACAAATAGAGAATTAAATCGCTATATATTTAGAGAGATATTAATTTTGGCTATATTATCAATAACAGTTGGAATATTTTTAGGAAGATATTTGCATATAATAGTTGCAGATCAATTTAAAACTTCTGTAATAGAGTTAGTTTTATACTTTAATTATAATGTTATACTTTATAGTGCATTATTACCATTTATGTTTGTAATATTGGTGTTAGTAGTATTGACTAAGCAAATAAGAGATATAAATATGATAGAATCATTGAAAATTAGTGAATAAATAAGAAAGTAATAATATGAATGAAAAAAGTCAAAGATTAGAAATATTGATAAAACAAGAAGGAATAGATAAACTTAGAAATGCTAAATGTATAATATTTGGTTTAGGTGGTGTGGGTTCGTTTGCAGCTGAGGCATTGGCGAGATCATTTGTTGGCAATATATGCATAGTAGATTATGATACAATATCAATTAGTAATATAAACAGACAATTACATGCTAATATTAAAACAATAGGATTAAATAAGACAGATGAGATTGCTAATAGAATATTATCAATTAACCCTGAGTGTAATTTGAAAATTGAAACTAAAAAATTAACACCTGAAAATATTGATGAATTTAATCTTAAAGAATATGATTATGTTCTTGATGCTATTGATGATATTTCATCAAAGATAGAACTTATTAAGTATTGTAGTAGAAATAAGATTAAAATAATTTCAAGTATGGGTATGGGAAATAAAATTAAACCTGAAAAAATAAAAATTGATAAATTGAAAAACACTAAATCATGTGCTTTGGCAAGAAAACTTAGGCGAGAATTGAAAGATTTTAAATCTGCATTAGAAATTCCAGTTGTGTATTCTGATGAAGTTGCAATAAAGCATGAATATGATTTTCCTGGAAGTACTGCATTTAATCCACCTGTATCAGGAATGTTTATGTCATCATATGTAGTTAGAAAAATTTTAAATATAAAATAAGTAAAAATATTAGGTAATTTTACCTAATATTTTATTATATTAAATTATTTAATCTTTTATTTTAAATAAATTTTTAAGTAAAACTTTAAAAGATTTTACTAAAATAAAACTCTTTACTTTTTTTAATATCTAGATAAAATAATATAAAAGAAATAAATATGAAAGGAATATTATGATGAAAAAAATTAAATTATTTGGATTAATGTTAATGAGTATATTTGTTATTTCTTGTGGGGATAGAAATGCAAATGAAGCTAAGACAAGTGAAAATGAACAAATAACTTTAAAAATTGCTACATGGAATGTTGCAGCTAAAGCATTAGGAGATGTTGCTAAAATATATGAAAAAGAACACCCTAATATAAAAATTGAAATTTTAGAAGTTGATGGTGATTATACAAAATTAATAACTCAATTATCAGCTGGTCAAGGAGTACCTGATATATTTAGTCTACAAATTAGAGATGTGCAAAGTTTTATAGAAAAATTTGATGGTCAGTTAGCAGATATAACATCTAAATTTGAAAGTGATGGATTAAAAGATAAATTTCTTCCAGCGGCTATAAAGATGGTAAGTCGTGATAACAAAATATTTGCATTTCCATGGGATATTGGACCTGTTGCACTATATTATAGAGCG
Proteins encoded in this window:
- a CDS encoding tRNA threonylcarbamoyladenosine dehydratase; the protein is MNEKSQRLEILIKQEGIDKLRNAKCIIFGLGGVGSFAAEALARSFVGNICIVDYDTISISNINRQLHANIKTIGLNKTDEIANRILSINPECNLKIETKKLTPENIDEFNLKEYDYVLDAIDDISSKIELIKYCSRNKIKIISSMGMGNKIKPEKIKIDKLKNTKSCALARKLRRELKDFKSALEIPVVYSDEVAIKHEYDFPGSTAFNPPVSGMFMSSYVVRKILNIK